TCGGTGATCTGCAGGGTCCGCTGCGTCATATCGAGCAGCGGTGTGCCGAACGATTGGGTCAGGCCGTGGGCCGCGGCCGTCGTGGCAGCGAGCACGACGTCGGTGCCCACCCGGCCCAGTCGTGACTCCAGGATCGCCACCATGCGGGGCTGATGGTTGATCAGAGCCGCGGCCGCTCGGGTGGTTTGCGGTGCGGCGGGCAGGCGGGCCACCCAGCCGGTGACCGCGGCGGTCATCGCGACGATATCCATGGCCGCCGCGGTGAGCGGCACCAGAATCGCCAGCGGGTTGCCCGGGTCGGCGAACGGGGCGGAAATCGGCACATCCGACTTCGTGGAAGCCAGGTCGGCGGCGATGGACGCGACCGTGGACCGCACCTCGTTCACGACCGCGTCGTAGTCTGCGGCGTCATCGGAGAGCTCGACGACCAACCGGCCCAAGGAGCCCTCGACATGGGCCTCGGCCACTCCGGAAATCCGGCGCACCGGCTCCTCGACGACCGCCGAGTACTCGTACCAACGTGAGAATGGCAGCAACGGATCCAGGTCCAGATGCACCCGCCGACCGCTCTGCCAGCGCACCGGAGGGGTGATGAGGTCGGGGGGACCGTTGGAGGAGGTGTTGACCCCGAGTGCGCGGCTGGTGGAGTCGGCCATCGACTGCACCACAGGGCCGGCCAGTTCGACGACCGGGCTCGCCAGGAGCTGCACCGTGCCCGCAGCGCCGGCCGCAGTGGACACGCCTGCCTTCACTAGCTGTGCCGCTCCGCCGGTGACACCAGCGACCACGCTGGATACACCCGGAATCTTCATTCAGTCATCCTTCAAATACGTCTATCGCGCTAATAATCCTGGGGTGCTGGGGCCTGTCCACATGTGCGCCGATGGCCGGCCAAGCGATGACACCAACGGCTTTGGTGGGTGAAGAATCGCTGGGTTACCAGCGGGAGCAATCGCGTCCCTCTGGCAGTTTACCGGCTGGACGCCGGATCAAACGTCGCGAACGAAGCCGGGTCGAGGAAAACGGTAATGGCGGCGACGCCGCCGGCACCGACAGTGATGACGTGTATCGAATGGGCCCATAGGACGCCGTCATCGGCGCGGCGGTGCCACAACTGGAATGTGGATGTCGCGCAAGCGTTTCACCGGACGCGCCGCGCGCTGCAGCGCCCTTGCCGGCCGGCAGCTCGGTAATCCTGATGTCCAGCGGCGCCGCGGTCAACGGGTCGCCACTGTCCGGTGGCTACGCCGACGCCAAGGCGACCGTGAGGTTCATCGGCAGCTACGCGGCGGGGGAGTCGGACCGGGCCGGCCGGGGGATCACCTTCGCCTCGGTGCTGCCGCGGATGACGCGGTCACCGACCTGGACGCCGAGGCCGCGTACGCCGAGCGCCAGGGTGTCGACGTCGGCACCTTTGTCGAATCGACCGGACCCGCGCCGACCACCCCAGCAGCTGCGCACGTCGGTAGTGGCGATCGCCGGCGCCGAGCCCGGGCGGCACGGCGCGTGCCGGCTTACCACGTCGGGCTTGTCCCGGCTGAACCGAAGCTGACCTCGACTCACACGAAATCGAAAGGCGGACAACACAATCAACACACCCCCGATCGTGTCGGCCCAGCAGTGGCAAGCCGAGTACGAGCTGGTGAAGGCGACGGGCACCACCTGGAGCTTCCTGGACATGACGGCGCTGGGCCGCCAGGAGAACGGGGAGCATTCGCCGCCGGGATACCCGCAGACCCACCGCATGAGCGATGGGACCGGCATGACGCCTACGGCCGGAATGAGCCGTCGCGATGGTTTGGCGAACCCGATCCGAACGATCCCAACGACCAGCGGCCACCGCGCGCAGACCAAGTCGACCCGAATCGAAAATTCAGCACCCGAATAACGCAAATGCGCGGTAGCCGTCCAGCGGCTACTCGCGCATTATTTTCCGACGCCTGAATTCGACTATAAAATTCGGTGATCGGCCCTGCCGACGTGATATCCAGCCGGGAACGATTTCTCGATCACCTGCAGCTGGTGGTCCACTCTGGACTCGAGCTCGAGCACCACGCAGCTATCGCTTAGGGATTTCGATTCGAGAACTATGTACCGCTGGCCGCAATCGGTGATCGGGTCGCCCGAGTGCAATGTTTCGACGGGCACTAATTCCGGCGTTCCGTGTGACTCCACCCATGACACGTTAGGTCAATTTTGCGGGTGAGGGAATAGTCCCTTGGCCGCCGTTAAGCCTGGTCGGCCCGGCGCTGTTTGAAAAACACGCTGACGTGAGAGATCAGCCCGCCGTCGCCCTGCTCGAAGAGGATACATTCCGGCCAGGACACCGCCATGCCGTCGATCTCAAACGACTCAATCAGCTCGACGTAGGACACCCGATCGGTCACGTGCGAGACCCGCCGGACCTCGAGCCGGTGCCCCGCCAGGGTCGTGAGGATCTTGCGCAGGTAGGCGAGGTAGTGCGCTTTGCCCTCGATCACGTCGCAGAACGGGCCCTCCCGCGTCAGGCCTTCGTCGGCGACGGTGGCGGCCAGGCCATCCCAATCGTGGTCGGTCAGGCATTTCAGGTACTGCTCAACGATGCCGGTGCCGACTCCAGTCGCGCCGCCCATGTCGTCTCCGCTCGCTCGACGCTGACCAATCCACGGTAGGCCCGGCGTTGGCGCCCGGCTAGGTTGTCTTGTTATGAGCTTGTGGACCGCCCACTCCGAACACGCGCTGTCCGAAGACGTGCCCGCGCCGCCGGAAGCGGTGCGCGACTTCTACGTCGATCTGGACAACATCAAACTCGTACACCCGCTGATCGTGTCGGTGGAATCGTTGTCCCGCAACGAAACCGCCGACGGCTACCGGCACAAATACCGGGTGGTGGATCGAATTCCGTTGGGGCCCTTCACTATGAAGATCACTTACCAGGCTTGCCTGCATGTCCGACGGGCCGGCTACGTGCTGACCGAGGCAGATCAGTCCCCCGGAGTGCGCCTGCGCGGGACGGTGAGCTTCGAGCCGATCGGGGAGCCGGTGGTCGGCACCCGGGTCACCGAGCGGATCCGGATCTCGGCGCCCCGGCTCCTGGCCCCGATCACCAGGCGCGAGGGGGTCAAGGCCCACATCGCCATGTTGGCAGGGATCCGAAGCCACTTC
The DNA window shown above is from Mycobacterium sp. Aquia_216 and carries:
- a CDS encoding nuclear transport factor 2 family protein, translated to MGGATGVGTGIVEQYLKCLTDHDWDGLAATVADEGLTREGPFCDVIEGKAHYLAYLRKILTTLAGHRLEVRRVSHVTDRVSYVELIESFEIDGMAVSWPECILFEQGDGGLISHVSVFFKQRRADQA
- a CDS encoding SRPBCC family protein, which codes for MSLWTAHSEHALSEDVPAPPEAVRDFYVDLDNIKLVHPLIVSVESLSRNETADGYRHKYRVVDRIPLGPFTMKITYQACLHVRRAGYVLTEADQSPGVRLRGTVSFEPIGEPVVGTRVTERIRISAPRLLAPITRREGVKAHIAMLAGIRSHFESA